A region of Antedon mediterranea chromosome 8, ecAntMedi1.1, whole genome shotgun sequence DNA encodes the following proteins:
- the LOC140057730 gene encoding transport and Golgi organization protein 6 homolog produces MAAYSSRDVLHAITILVSPIQQKPENITVTEYGLSSLFQINLKELHSKIHEDRFSELHQSLPKYEQFEKSSEYVSLFLETCSQLLLCLKRSLLLNIKQEKKKQKENEAFIKKRPHDYAPPLAPDALSISDQKIVTTLTQFIVCLGISPNLDAGVGIPLSMRSEFSEFLTETRTFSDMNKKQNLVKVLNILLECTKVTTLGSVILSKFLNDFLAALLQLSFKPFRKQIPVPGAKRTPDDPLAGSSVVSEDRLASSSGTSEGQLAESSLAITDNLTDDRHIWRKELDALLNKLYQPMVIRELLLLQGGPLKTSGTKQKSPLSPAPAWLRKACGKLLSERLMKPDGVYNVLSGILHCTGGDGNWKQCEMIGKLLVNCPKHIPLDVYYQSICPQVLDLVACKDVLTMKKFLRIACSFINNVITRHYQLALELLIHPLQEPLLKCVHKDINTLSSPGSIVVLENSLSSCIDSLHRVYVIGGSEASHDLLQSIQPIIHPLFKLCIFLNNGISHLRSPVEDLIHQYFKMTDTSISIQVLQHLTLLQHNSHLDVMSPHLNFLPGSAGGAIVAVSEDNGSSETASIDVVGDQDVAATVLFEIFGKSKMNKLMGDFFIAVLNELTNIMSSNTEDDAVHTSEKPPVSEVLLQFEIDQSDKLHNIQHALVVLNLVAKICDEMGPDVLENKKQMIAFIEATLQRVCKGMERTRSQENSAMFEDETLSMALGLLGLIVADIKQVEKDLKKMLSSLLPLLTVIADNYGNEYLKEMALNLLISIGTHGALKVDAPKDVRPRMKSELAKQAKDLLSLQDKHSPKSCSGENDAVVESKEQVRKEMPNETVLGQKPKKLSHSSKDSLRSTELKHLPVSDGTTKTRKTKEEPDEEIVSESFDEAYKDLFDPLLPVRGHALIALSKLLHAKDPKAMQKKDTLFVIFKEKLTDDDSYIYLAAIRGLEAMADVYPDQVIPALCEEYANSRQAGCDAEIRMKIGESLVKATRNLGELVPHYRQDLLNCILTVTKHPDSDLRASSLTNLGEVCKLLRFSLGSVIYEVMNCLVSILKTDSEIIVKRACVNVVTLMLRGLGEEAMSVLESSLLDLYRSLKHILATENDDVVKLHAELALNEMDLFMREYLFPKQTLSKKIVVLP; encoded by the exons atGGCGGCATACAGTAGTCGCGACGTGCTTCATGCAATAACAATTCTCGTTTCACCTATCCAGCAAAAACCAGAAAATATTA CTGTCACTGAATATGGATTGTCAAGTCTTTTCCAGATAAATCTAAAagaattacacagtaaaattcATGAAGACAGGTTTTCTGAATTACACCAATCTTTACCAAAATATGAACAATTTGAAAAATCATCAGAATATGTCTCCCTCTTCCTTGAAACCTGTTCACAACTATTACTTTGTCTAAAACGATCATTGCTGTTAAATATCAAACaagagaagaaaaaacaaaaagaaaatgaagCTTTTATAAAGAAACGACCACATGATTATGCCCCACCACTCGCACCAGATGCACTTAGTATCAGTGATCAAAAAATTGTCACCACTTTAACCCAATTCATTGTTTGTCTCGGAATCTCTCCAAACCTTGATGCCGGTGTTGGTATTCCACTATCAATGCGATCAGAATTTAGTGAGTTTTTGACAGAGACAAGAACATTTTCAGATATGAACAAGAAACAGAATCTTGTCAAAGTGTTGAACATTTTGCTGGAGTGTACAAAAGTGACAACTTTAGGAAGTGTTATTCTTTCTAAGTTCTTAAATGATTTCCTAGCTGCTTTGTTACAATTGAGTTTTAAGCCATTTCGCAAACAAATTCCTGTACCTGGTGCAAAAAGGACACCAGATGATCCTTTGGCAGGTTCTTCAGTTGTATCAGAAGACCGATTGGCTAGTTCTTCAGGAACTTCAGAAGGTCAACTGGCAGAAAGTTCCTTAGCAATAACAGACAATCTGACAGATGATCGGCATATTTGGAGGAAAGAGTTGGACGCTCTTCTAAACAAACTCTATCAACCAATGGTGATTCGTGAACTACTTCTTCTTCAAGGTGGTCCATTAAAGACTAGTGGAACAAAACAAAAGAGCCCTCTGTCACCAGCTCCTGCTTGGCTCCGTAAAGCATGTGGAAAGCTGCTCTCAGAGAGATTGATGAAACCTGATGGTGTTTACAATGTTCTCAGTGGTATACTCCATTGCACAGGAG GTGATGGTAACTGGAAACAATGTGAGATGATTGGCAAACTTCTGGTAAATTGTCCTAAACATATACCACTAGATGTCTACTATCAAAGCATATGCCCACAG GTTCTTGATTTAGTCGCATGCAAAGATGTTCTTACGATGAAGAAGTTCCTCAGAATAGCTTGTTCCTTCATCAATAATGTCATTACAAGGCACTATCAACTGGCCTTAGAATTGCTCATTCATCCGTTACAAGAGCCTTTACTAAAATGTGTTCACAAAG ACATAAACACTCTGTCAAGTCCAGGAAGCATTGTAGTACTTGAAAATTCACTGTCATCATGCATTGATAGTCTTCATAGAGTGTACGTGATTGGTGGATCAGAAGCATCACATGACCTTCTTCAGTCAATCCAACCAATCATACATCCTCTCTTTAAACTTTGCATATTTTTGAATAATGGAATATCTCATCTAAG ATCACCAGTAGAAGACCTAATCCATCAGTATTTCAAGATGACCGATACCTCAATTTCTATCCAAGTCCTTCAGCATCTAACACTTCTCCAACATAACTCTCATTTGGATGTCATGTCTCCGCATCTCAATTTTCTGCCAGGGTCAGCTGGAGGTGCTATTGTTGCAGTTTCTGAGGATAATGG ATCTTCTGAAACAGCTTCTATAGATGTTGTTGGTGACCAGGATGTAGCCGCAACCGTATTATTTgaaatttttggaaaatcaaaAATGAACAAGTTAATGGGAGACTTTTTTATTGCAGTTTTAAAT GAATTAACTAATATTATGAGTAGCAATACAGAAGATGACGCTGTGCATACCAGCGAAAAGCCTCCCGTTTCCGAAGTCTTATTACAATTtgaaattgaccaatcagataaGCTTCACAATATTCAACACGCTCTAGTGGTTTTGAATCTGGTCGCTAAAATTTGTGATGAAATGGGACCAGATGTCTTGGAGAATAAAAAACAGATGATAGCTTTCATTGAGGCTACATTACAGCGTGTGTGTAAAGGTATGGAGCGCACAAGGAGTCAGGAAAACTCTGCAATGTTTGAGGATGAGACCCTGAGTATGGCTTTAGGATTGCTTGGCCTCATTGTAGCTGATATCAAGCAG GTTGAGAAAGATTTAAAGAAGATGCTGTCTTCACTTCTTCCCCTGCTCACTGTAATTGCAGACAATTATGGTAATGAATATTTGAAAGAGATGGCATTGAATTTACTAATCAGCATAGGCACACATGGTGCTTTAAAGGTTGATGCACCAAAGGATGTCCGTCCCAGAATGAAATCAGAATTGGCAAAACAGGCAAAAGATTTGTTAAGCCTCCAAGATAAACATTCTCCTAAGTCGTGTTCTGGTGAAAATGATGCAGTAGTTGAGAGTAAAGAGCAGGTCAGAAAAGAAATGCCAAATGAAACGGTTCTTGGACAAAAACCGAAGAAGCTCTCACACAGCAGCAAAGACTCACTTCGTTCAACTGAGTTAAAACATCTTCCAGTATCTGATGGTACCACTAAGACGAGGAAAACAAAGGAGGAACCTGATGAAGAAATTGTCAGCGAGTCATTTGATGAAGCATATAAAGATCTCTTTGACCCTCTGCTACCAGTAAGAGGTCATGCTTTAATAGCTCTTTCTAAGTTACTTCATGCCAAAGATCCAAAAGCCATGCAGAAGAAAGACACTTTATTTGTGATCTTCAAAGAGAAGCTTACTGATGATGATTCCTATATTTATTTGGCTGCCATACGAGGTCTTGAAGCAATGGCTGATGTGTATCCAGATCAAGTTATACCAGCCTTATGTGAAGAATATGCAAATTCTAGACAAGCTGGCTGTGATGCAGAAATAAGAATGAAGATTGGGGAATCACTTGTAAAGGCCACAAGAAACTTGG gtGAGTTGGTACCGCACTACAGACAAGATCTCCTAAATTGCATACTGACGGTCACCAAACACCCTGATTCTGATCTCCGTGCCAGTAGTCTAACCAACCTTGGAGAAGTCTGCAAACTTCTCAGGTTTTCTTTAGGCTCGGTAATTTATGag GTCATGAACTGCTTAGTGTCAATCTTAAAAACCGACTCCGAGATTATCGTAAAGAGGGCGTGTGTGAACGTAGTTACGCTAATGCTTAGAGGACTTGGTGAAGAGGCCATGTCAGTACTTGAATCAAGTCTGCTAGATTTGTATCGTTCTTTGAAGCACATTTTAGCGACCGAAAATGATGATGTTGTGAAATTACATGCTGAGTTGGCTCTAAATGAGATGGACTTATTTATGAGAGAGTACTTATTCCCTAAACAGACACTTAGTAAAAAGATAGTTGTTCTACcgtaa